CGCCACGAAGGCGATGAACCTGAATGCGCCCGGCAAGACAGCCATGTCTACCGGCGAAGTCGAGCTTTTCTGAACGTAAGCGGCGCCTGCCCGCAGGCCCGGGGCAGGCGGCTCAGCCGCGCCGCGCCTCCACCACGCCGTCGACGTCGCGCAGCAGCGTCAGTATTTTCTGGATCTGGCCGACGCTCGCGATTTCGACCGTGAAGCTCATGCGCGCCATGTCGGCTTTCGACAGCGTGCTCACAGCCGTCACATTGATGCGTTCGCGCGACAGCAGCTCGGATATGTCGCGCAGCAAACCCTGCCGGTCATGCGCCTCGACCAGCAGGTCGGCGGCGAAGCGCGATTCCGGATCCTGGCTGGCGATTTCACCCCACTGCGCGTCGACCACCCGTTCCGGATTGCGCGCCACCATGTTGATGTAGTTCGGGCAGTCGCTGCGGTGCACGGCCACGCCGCGCCCGCGCGTGACGAAGCCCGAAATCGGATCCGGCGGCGCCGGCTTGCAGCAGCGTCCAAGCTGGGTCAGCAGCTTGCCGACACCTTCCACCAGGACGCCGCGCTCACCCACGGCACGCGGTGCGCGCGGCTTGATCAGCGGCTCGTCAGGCTGCGGCTCCTCGCCCTTGAGTGCGACATGAATCGCGCGCGGCCCGACCTCGCCGTGCGCGCACGCGATCAGCATGGCGTCGACGCTGTTATAGCCCAGCTTCTGCGCCAGCTCGTCCAGATTGGTCTGGGTTGCGCCTTCGCGCGACAGCTCGCGCGTAAGCCAATTGCGGCCCTGCGCCAGCGTTTCGCCTTCCTCGATCTGGGCGAACCAGCGGCGCACCTTCACGCGCGCCTGATGGGTCGCGATGTAACCCTGCTGCGGATTCAGCCAGTCGCGCGACGGGCCGCCCTGCTTTGCGGCGATGATTTCCACCCGCTGGCCGTTGTCGAGCGGTGTGTTGAGCGGTACCAGCTGGCCGTTGACGCGCGCGCCGCGGCAGCGGTGGCCCAGATCGGTGTGCAGCCGGTAGGCGAAGTCGATCGGCGTCGCGCCCTGCGGCAGGTCGATCACCTTGCCCTGCGGCGTCAGCACATACAGCGTGTCGTCGAGCGCGGCACGCTTGAACTGCTCCACCCATTCCGAGTGGTCGGCGATTTCGTCACGCCACGACAGCAGCTGGCGCAGCCAGGCGATCTTGTCGTCGTAATCCTTGTCCTGGCCGGAACCTTCCTTGTAGCGCCAGTGCGCCGCCACGCCCATTTCAGCGTGCTGGTGCATCTCCCGCGTGCGGATCTGCACCTCGAGCGAGCGGCCGTCCGGTGCCACGACGGCGGTGTGCAGCGAACGATAGTTGTTGCCCTTCGGGTGCGCGATGTAGTCGTCGAATTCGCGCGGCAGCGGTTGCCACAGCTGGTGCACCACGCCGAGCGCGGCGTAGCAGTCGCGCACCTCGTCGACCAGCACGCGCAGCGCACGCACGTCATACACCTCTGCGAACTCGATGCGCTTGGCGCGCATCTTGTTCCAGATGCTGTAGATGTGTTTCGGCCGGCCCTGGATTTCCGCCTTGATGCCGGCGCTGGCCAGCTCGGCCCGCAGCCGCGCCATCGAATCGGCGATGAAGGCTTCGCGTTCGAGGCGTTTCTCGTCGAGCTGCTTCGCGATGCGCTTGTAGGTATCGGGTTCGAGAAAGCGGAAGGACAGGTCTTCCAGCTCCCACTTCAGTTGCCATACGCCGAGCCGGTTGGCGAGCGGCGCATAGATGTCGAGCGATTCGCGCGCCATGTCGATGCGCTGCTCGTTCGGATTGACCGTGAGCCAGCGCAGGCTCTGCACGCGCGAGGCCAGCCGCAGCATGACGACGCGAACATCCGCCACCATGGCCAGCACCATCTTGCGCAGCACCTCGGCCTGGTTGCCGATCTCGGCACCCGTGGTGCTTTTGGTGGCGTGCGAGCGGGTGATCAGGCGCAGATGATCGAGTCGCTGCAGGCCGGATACCAGTTCGCTGACCGACTGGCCGTACTGTTCGGCAATCTGCTGATCGGCGTCATCGATCACCTCGTGCAGCGGAAACAGCAGCGCAGCGAGTCGGGTTTCGAGGTCGAGCCGCAGCGAGGCGCAGATCAGCGCCTGACCCACCACGTGTTCGTGCATCGGCTCGCCGGTGCCTAGCGTGCGGCCGGCGTACAGCGCCGCCACCCGGTCGTGGGCGGCGCGCAGCGTGGCGGCCTCGGCGTCACCCAGACCGTCGACCAGCAGCTCAAGCGTGGTGCGGGCAGTATCTGCGCTGACGAGGGAATGGACGACGGAAACCATAGTGGGGATTATCGCTGATCGGAGACGCGGGGGCTTGCGGCGCAGCAGCATGGACGGATGCCACCGACACGTGAGGCACAGAAATGAAAAGGGGCGACCGATCGCTCGGTCGCCCCGCAGACACCTGTCTCACGACAGTTGCCCGAATCAGGTCTTCGGCTTGTCCGGTTGGGAGCTCTGGGGTTTGGCGTCGCCGTGCTTTTCGCCCGGGCATGCAATGACAACGCTGGACGACGCAAACATCGCCAGCCCCAACAGGATCGCGAGACGTTTCATCACGGATCACCTCCTTTCATGGTTGCGGAGCCAGTACGATAGGCGCGCCCCTGACCTTACGCAAGCAAGGACCATTGCCAAATGTTTCATTGGCTCAGACGCGCGCTTGCGCCGGCCGACGCCGACCTGCCCGAGGTGACGCCAGATACCTGGGCGCGCATCGAGGCACGGCTGCCCTTTCTCGACTATCTCAATCCGGCCGACCGGCCGGCGCTGCGCGCGCTGGCGCGCCAATTCATCGCCAGCCGGCAGTTCCACGGCGCGCACGACATGGTGCTGCACGACGACCAGCTGGTCGAGATCGCGCTGCAGGCCTGCCTGCCCATCCTCAGGCTGGGGCTGGACTGGTACGACGACTGGGTGGGCGTGGTGCTCTACCCGGGCGACTTCCTGGTGCCGCGGCACAGCGTGGACGACGCCGGCGTGGTGCATGAGTACTCGGAGCCGCTGATCGGCGAAGCGTGGGCCGGCGGCCCGGTGCTGCTGTCCTGGCAGCCGGACGATCACGCGGCCGACGGCGTGAATGTCGTCATCCATGAGTTCGCGCACAAGCTCGACATGCGCAACGGCGACGCCGACGGCCTGCCGCCGCTGCACGAAGGCATGAGCGTGGCGCGCTGGGCGAGCGTGTGGTCGCACGCGTACCGGCGCTTCTGCGCCGATATCGAAGCCGGTGTCGAAACCGGCATCGACGAGTACGCCGCGGAAAGCCCGGCCGAGTTCTTCGCCGTCATGTCGGAATGCTTCTTCGAAATTCCGGATCTGATCCAGGACGTGTGGCCGGATCTCTATGCGCAGCTGGCGCTGTTCTACCGGCAGGATCCGGCGCCGCGCGCCCGTGCGCTGCACGCACCCGGGGGCGATGCCGTCCCGTGATCGCCGAACTGCTCGCCTGGTGGCGCATCGACTGCCTGCCCGAAGCCCGGCGCATGGGTTACCGGCGCGAATCGGCAGCCCTCGTCGTGCGCCACCGGCGCCTGCGCCGTCACTGGGCCGATCACCTCGCTCGCACGCGCGCCGCGCTGCTGGCATCGGCGCAGCGCGCGTCCAATGACCGCACGCCACCGAAGCGGGCCTGGATCATGGGGGCCGGGCTGCTGCACGACGTACCGCTCGCCGAACTGCTGACGATGTTCGAGCGCATCAATCTGGTCGACGTCGCCTTCGCGCCGGCGGCCCATGACGCGGCGCGCCGGCACCCGGGGCGCGTGGCGTGCGTGATGCAGGACGTGACCGGATTGATCGCCGACCTCTCGGGCGACTCGACAGGTGCGCCAGCGCTGCCCGAAGGCGCCTGGTGCGCCTCGGTCAACCTGCTGAGCCAGTTGCCGCTGCTGCCGTGCGGCGCTTGGCTGAGGCAGGGCATGACCGAACCCGAGGTCGAGCGGCGCGGCCGTGCCATCCAGCAGGCGCATGTCGATGCGCTGCAGCAGGCGGCGCACGCCTGCCTGATCATCGAATACGCGCAGACGCATCCGCCGCCCGGTCCCGCCGACATGCCCCTGCTGCCCGGCCTGCCGACGCGCCTCGCCGCGTCCGGCTGGCTGCAGCACGACACCTGGCACTGGCCGCTGAATCCGCCTGGCGAAACCGAACTGCCAGAAGGTCGCGCGATGCAGGCCTGGTCGCGCTGACGCCGCGGCTCTGCGGGCGGCGAGCAGTGCTCGCCGAAACCCCCGCTCCGCCCTCGCCGCGATCTTCACTTCGATCAGCGACCAGCGCCGTACCATCGCGGCGGGGCCGCCGCTCCCACAGGCCGCTCCCACAAAACCTTCACCGCTCCCACAGGCACGGATCCCGCGACGCTGCGTGCGGCCTGTTCAGTCGGCCGGCCGGCGCCACACGCTGGCCAGCCAGTTCTGCTGTTCGGGCGGAACGCCGGGGGGGCGGTAGTAGTGGGTCAGCTCGACAAAACCTGCGCCGCCCATGTGGCGGCGCCAGCCGTCGAGGTCATGGTAGCTGCCGTAGCGATCGCCGTTCCACCCTTCCTGACCGTTGCCGCGCGGATTCGAGCTGAACAGCACGCCGCCGGGCTTGAGTGCGGCGAACAGCTTGCCCAGCACTTGGGGCAGCAGTCGCGCCGGCACATGGAACAGCGAAGCATTGGCAAAGACGCCGTCGAAGTGCGCCGTCGGTAGGTCGAGATCGAGGAAATTCTGTTCCAGCACCGTGCAGCCGCTGAATTCGCGCGCCAGGGCGGCCGGTCGTGCAGCGCCCTCGAGCCCGGTCGGGTGGTGGCCCATGTCCTTCAGCGCTTTCAGGTCGCGGCCGGGGCCGCAGCCGAAGTCCAGCAGCTTGAAAGGTGGTTCGACTTCGATGAACGACAGCAGGGCGGCGATGTTCTGGCTCACGTCGTGGTCGCGCGTACCTTGCCAGTAGTCGTCGGCATGGCGATCGTAATGGCCCAGCGTGGAGCGGGTGATCAGGTCTGCATCGTCGGGTGACTCGGACATGCGGTGCGCTTCCATGAAGGGGTTTGGGCCGACATCGCTGCAGTGCAGCGGGAAACCTGCGCGAAAACCTCTACGCTGTAACGGTACGCGCGCCGGCCTTGCTGCCGGTACGTATTGTGTGCCGATTGCAGGCCCTGCCGCTGCGCCACCCAACAACATTCGAACAAGCGGCCAGCAGACGAAGAAACCCCGGCACCGCCCGAGGCCCGCGCCCTGCAAGCGGCGATCCAGGAAAGCTTCGCTCGTGCGGCCACGCGCCGCGCAGGACGAAGCGTCGACTACCGATGGAGGAGACCGTCATGAAACGTGCAGGAAAGAGCCCCGACTCTGGCCCATACATGAGCACCGAAAGCCCGTTGAGGTCCGGCGCCGGAACGGGGGAGGACATCGCGGCGGAATTCCTCCCGCCCCTTGACGTGCTGCAGGCGGAGAAGACCGGCCTCGGCATGCCCTGGGAACGCGAACTCGATGCCGTCGCGGCCTGGCAGGCGGCGGGCGGCAATGTCGACAACGAGTGGGATGCCTGCGTGTGGGAGACGCGCTTCACACGATTGCGCAGCACATCGAATGCATCGCGCACGGCCGGTCCGGATGCCGCGAACGAACCGCCGACCATGGCCACTGTGGTCCGCCTGACGACCTCGCTCGTGTCACTGCGCGAGCGGCTGTTCCGCATGCAGAGTGAGGTGACCGACGTGGCGCGTGGCGAAATGCGTGAGCGGCGCACGACGGCGGACGAAGCCGATGCAGCCCCCGCCCGTTCGGTGGTGCGCCGCCCGCTCGGCGCGCCGAACAGCGCACGCATTCTCCGGCTGGCGCGCGACTACGTGGCAGCGCTCGATCTTGCGCGCGCCGGCATGGCCAGTCTGGTCGGCTTGCAGTCGATTGATGAAGCGGCAGCGGAGCCCGGGGTCGACCGTCGCCGCAATCGCGTGCTCATCGATTTTCCCGATCGCCGCTCCGCCGGCTGACACTTCAGGCACGCCCCGGTGGGGCGTTGCTGCCCGGTCAGGCCACTGCGGCAGTGGCCGCTTCGGCCGGCTCTTCGACATCCTCGCCGAGGAAGCCGCCGCTCTGATGCGCCCACAGACGTGCGTACAACCCGCCCCTTGCCAGCAGCGTCGCGTGGTCACCCTCTTCGACGATGCGGCCGCGATCGAGCACGATCAGGCGGTCCATCGCGGCGATGGTCGATAGCCGGTGCGCAATGGCGACCACAGTCTTGCCCGACATCAGCCGATACAGGCTGGCCTGGATCGCCGCCTCCACTTCCGAATCGAGCGCACTGGTCGCCTCGTCGAGAAGCAGGATGGGCGCGTCCTTCAGCATGACGCGCGCGATCGCTACCCGCTGGCGCTGCCCGCCCGACAGCTTCACGCCGCGTTCGCCGACGTGCGCGTCGTAGCCGCGCCGGCCCTTCGGATCGACCAGATCGGCGATGAATTCGTCGGCTTCCGCGCGCTCGGCGGCCGCGATCATGTCGGCATCGTCGGCGTCCGGCCGGCCGTACAGGATGTTGTCGCGTACCGAGCGGTGCAGCAGCGAGGTGTCCTGCGTGACCATGCCGATCTGCGCACGCAGGCTGTCCTGGGTGCCGAGCGATACGTCCTGACCGTCGATCAGGATGCGGCCGCCCTCGACGTCGTGAAAGCGCAGCAGCAGGTTGATCAGCGTCGACTTGCCGGCACCCGAGCGGCCGACCAGGCCGATCTTCTCGCCCGGCCGGATGTGCAGCGACAGATCGTCGATGACCCGCTCGCCGCTGCCATGACCGTTGCCGTAATCGAAATCGACATGCTCGAAGCGGATGTCGCCGCGCGTGACCTGCAGCGGCTGTGCATCGGGACGGTCATTGACCAGTCGCGGCCGCGACAAGGTGTTGATGCCATCGCGCACGGTACCGATCTGTTCGAACAGCGACGCCAGTTCCCACATCACCCAGTGCGAAATGCCGTTCAGGCGCAGTGCCATTGCCGTGGCTGCGGCCACCGCGCCGACGCCGACCTGGCCTTGCATCCACAGCCACAGCGTGGTGCCGGCAGTACTCGCGATCAGCCCCATGCTCAGGATGTGATTGACGATTTCGAAACCGGTCACGAGCCGGCTCTGCGCGTACACCGGCACCATGAATTCGCGCATGGCGTCGCGCGCGAACATTGCCTCGCGCGCCGAATGCGAAAACAGTTTCACGGTCGCGATATTGGTATAGGCGTCGGTGATGCGCCCGGTCATCAGCGAGCGGGCGTCCGCCTGCGACTGCGCCACCTTGCCCAGGCGCGGCACGAAATAGACCATGGCCGCCATGTACAGCGACAGCCAGCCGGCGAAAGGCAGCAGCAGCCACAGGTCGAAACTGCCGACTACCGCCACCATGGTGACGAAGTAGATGATGACGAACACCAGGATG
The sequence above is a segment of the Methyloversatilis sp. RAC08 genome. Coding sequences within it:
- a CDS encoding RelA/SpoT family protein translates to MVSVVHSLVSADTARTTLELLVDGLGDAEAATLRAAHDRVAALYAGRTLGTGEPMHEHVVGQALICASLRLDLETRLAALLFPLHEVIDDADQQIAEQYGQSVSELVSGLQRLDHLRLITRSHATKSTTGAEIGNQAEVLRKMVLAMVADVRVVMLRLASRVQSLRWLTVNPNEQRIDMARESLDIYAPLANRLGVWQLKWELEDLSFRFLEPDTYKRIAKQLDEKRLEREAFIADSMARLRAELASAGIKAEIQGRPKHIYSIWNKMRAKRIEFAEVYDVRALRVLVDEVRDCYAALGVVHQLWQPLPREFDDYIAHPKGNNYRSLHTAVVAPDGRSLEVQIRTREMHQHAEMGVAAHWRYKEGSGQDKDYDDKIAWLRQLLSWRDEIADHSEWVEQFKRAALDDTLYVLTPQGKVIDLPQGATPIDFAYRLHTDLGHRCRGARVNGQLVPLNTPLDNGQRVEIIAAKQGGPSRDWLNPQQGYIATHQARVKVRRWFAQIEEGETLAQGRNWLTRELSREGATQTNLDELAQKLGYNSVDAMLIACAHGEVGPRAIHVALKGEEPQPDEPLIKPRAPRAVGERGVLVEGVGKLLTQLGRCCKPAPPDPISGFVTRGRGVAVHRSDCPNYINMVARNPERVVDAQWGEIASQDPESRFAADLLVEAHDRQGLLRDISELLSRERINVTAVSTLSKADMARMSFTVEIASVGQIQKILTLLRDVDGVVEARRG
- a CDS encoding zinc-dependent peptidase, which produces MFHWLRRALAPADADLPEVTPDTWARIEARLPFLDYLNPADRPALRALARQFIASRQFHGAHDMVLHDDQLVEIALQACLPILRLGLDWYDDWVGVVLYPGDFLVPRHSVDDAGVVHEYSEPLIGEAWAGGPVLLSWQPDDHAADGVNVVIHEFAHKLDMRNGDADGLPPLHEGMSVARWASVWSHAYRRFCADIEAGVETGIDEYAAESPAEFFAVMSECFFEIPDLIQDVWPDLYAQLALFYRQDPAPRARALHAPGGDAVP
- a CDS encoding class I SAM-dependent methyltransferase, whose amino-acid sequence is MSESPDDADLITRSTLGHYDRHADDYWQGTRDHDVSQNIAALLSFIEVEPPFKLLDFGCGPGRDLKALKDMGHHPTGLEGAARPAALAREFSGCTVLEQNFLDLDLPTAHFDGVFANASLFHVPARLLPQVLGKLFAALKPGGVLFSSNPRGNGQEGWNGDRYGSYHDLDGWRRHMGGAGFVELTHYYRPPGVPPEQQNWLASVWRRPAD
- a CDS encoding ABC transporter ATP-binding protein, translating into MLSYFERRVDPYPDGTPPAPPKGLFAFLWSGTEGMRGLILLMTACTALIGVFEAMLFAMLGNIVDWLGKIEPAQLWTQEREHLLMLGGILLASPLLIALQTLIKHQSLAGNFPMRLRWNFHRHMLDQSMSFYQDEFAGRIAAKVMQTALAVRDTWMIVADILVFVIIYFVTMVAVVGSFDLWLLLPFAGWLSLYMAAMVYFVPRLGKVAQSQADARSLMTGRITDAYTNIATVKLFSHSAREAMFARDAMREFMVPVYAQSRLVTGFEIVNHILSMGLIASTAGTTLWLWMQGQVGVGAVAAATAMALRLNGISHWVMWELASLFEQIGTVRDGINTLSRPRLVNDRPDAQPLQVTRGDIRFEHVDFDYGNGHGSGERVIDDLSLHIRPGEKIGLVGRSGAGKSTLINLLLRFHDVEGGRILIDGQDVSLGTQDSLRAQIGMVTQDTSLLHRSVRDNILYGRPDADDADMIAAAERAEADEFIADLVDPKGRRGYDAHVGERGVKLSGGQRQRVAIARVMLKDAPILLLDEATSALDSEVEAAIQASLYRLMSGKTVVAIAHRLSTIAAMDRLIVLDRGRIVEEGDHATLLARGGLYARLWAHQSGGFLGEDVEEPAEAATAAVA